AAACATGACAGCTAGAGCTTTCTGGCTCCTCTGTTTGATCGTTGGATCATCTCCCGAAGCCCCAGTGGCGGAGAGAAAAGGTAAGATCGATGAAACGCTGAGCCCTGGGAGAGGGGCTAGGATCCGGGGGCGAGTTGGGGAGAGGGCGCGATGAAGAGCGGGACGAGAAAGGGGTCAGGGCTGGCCAGAGAGGAGATTCCAGGTCCGTGTTCGTGTTCGAAAGGAGCAAAATGTGTCCCCAAGATTGTGTGTGTCTTGGCAGCCTTTATCGGAATGAAGCCAGTTGTTCAGCTACTGAAATGATCTCGAGCGAGCCGGGCAGGCTGGAGAAACTTTGCATGTTAAGTAGTTGCTCCATCACAGAGGAGGGAAAGTGTCAAAAGGGGTCGTGGCGCGCCTTTCGGGAGCCGTGCGGGCCGGGCTCGCGGGACGCGGCTGGCGGCGGGCGGCCGGAGGAGCGCGGGGTCCGCCCAGCGCCCGGGTCCCCGTCCCGCCGGCGATCAGAGGAGCTGGGTGCGCCCCGCCGGGGCTGGGAGCGGAGGGAGCCGAAATCGGacctttctcccctctccctgcagccGCAACCAATGGCCTTGGGACACCTGagtctttaaaacacacacacacacacacacacacacacacacacacacaatttcatgCCTGAGATGAAAATTACTGAGGGAATGAAGAAATAAGAGGTTCTCTGCGGGGAGgtgtttttgtctggcttttaTTTGGATGTTCTGTTTGATTCACTATCTCTGGGAAAAATACCTTCCGCACCTCACAGGGTAATTTACTTTGGGTTATTTTTCCACATGGAAATTGAATGACTTCAGTGGCATTTAACCCAAATATCAGACAATCTTTCCCATGACAACAGATGGTGATATCAATGGGGAAGCAGTTGTGAGGTCAACAGTTGACAGTCAGGAATTGGATATCCACCAGAACTTTATTCAGCTGTGTATGGGCAACACTGAACATAATGAGCCAGAATCAACCTCTCTGCAAAAACATGAACTATAACCAGCTATTATTGCTGGGTGAAAGCTGATTTTAAAGGACACTGTCAATTTGGCAAGATAAATCACTTTAAATGAAGTGTTGCAAGAACTGCAAATGGGCAGACCAAGCTCTTCGATGCCAGAGAGAAATGCTGAAAACCAGCcgttaaaataatagaaaaaaaaaaaggatgggctCTTGTGCCCGTCTGGAGGACGCTGGGACCCAGGCAAACGGGGAGGTGATATTGTGTAACTGGGCATGGAAAATGGCCCAGCTTCTAAGCTTGCTGAAGTTTGCTCACCAACCTGCCTGCAGAGCTGGGGAAAATCactaataatttcaaaaatttgttttcatgcCGTTTGCCATTTAGGAGCTTTTCCTCCACCATGGGAAGGAGTGGGGGTCGGGCAGTGTAAGCGATGCGGGTGCTTTTACACTTAACCAGGGGCCTCTGCGCCCAGCCACGCTTTAAACCTCCTTCGAAGCTGTGGTTTACTACTAAGTGGTGTCCAAGAAGCCAGATAAAAATCCACTCACAGATGCTCGACTCTGCACAGACCAAGATGACAGTGTAAACACGGATGGGAAAACCAAATAGTCCTGTTGTCAGGGGCGCTTAAACAATTAGGAGAACCTGTAATATGAGACCTTTCCCCTGGGGGTTTGCTCTTGGTACTTTCTCAACAAACTGTACATAGCAAAAAGGCGGATGTTTACAGATATATTAAAGAAAGGGCAAAAGAGTTTGTTATTTAACCAAAGTTGTCAGTTATCTTTAGTCCTAGAACAAATAGGTGGTTGTAATTTGAAAAGGTATTGATTTGCAAAGCTTCCTTAACAAAATGAAATGTTACCATGTGGTGAGAAAAATGTTCTTAGCTGCCCTCATTCTTAGAGGGCAAGACCCTCATCTCCGTCTTCTTGGGGCCTAGGAAACCTGTGCTCACCACCAGCCGGGGagccttcctcttccccctcccgtTCTCTTTCCTTCACTTCCATGTCTGCTGCCCTCTCCACGTCGCCTCTCGCAGGTGTACGCTACGTTTACATTgtcccccatctcctctcccctcccataGCCATTTCTTCTTCCCCCCTGTcggcctctcctcccctccacagCCTCATCTCTGCccgccttccctcctctctcagcctccccggcctcccctcccctcccctcctcttggcctccctcccctctcttctctgcctctccccttccccccaaccccccNNNNNNNNNNNNNNNNNNNNNNNNNNNNNNNNNNNNNNNNNNNNNNNNNNNNNNNNNNNNNNNNNNNNNNNNNNNNNNNNNNNNNNNNNNNNNNNNNNNNNNNNNNNNNNNNNNNNNNNNNNNNNNNNNNNNNNNNNNNNNNNNNNNNNNNNNNNNNNNNNNNNNNNNNNNNNNNNNNNNNNNNNNNNNNNNNNNNNNNNNNNNNNNNNNNNNNNNNNNNNNNNNNNNNNNNNNNNNNNNNNNNNNNNNNNNNNNNNNNNNNNNNNNNNNNNNNNNNNNNNNNNNNNNNNNNNNNNNNNNNNNNNNNNNNNNNNNNNNNNNNNNNNNNNNNNNNNNNNNNNNNNNNNNNNNNNNNNNNNNNNNNNNNNNNNNNNNNNNNNNNNNNNNNNNNNNNNNNNNNNNNNNNNNNNNNNNNNNNNNNNNNNNNNNNNNNNNNNNNNNNNNNNNNNNNNNNNNNNNNNNNNNNNNNNNNNNNNNNNNNNNNNNNNNNNNNNNNNNNNNNNNNNNNNNNNNNNNNNNgcccccgccggccccgcccaccccaaCCGGCCGCGCGCCGCCGCACCGCCCCCGGGACccgcgcccgcgccgccgccgccgcgcctcAGCCCCCAGCGGAGGGAGGATGCGGAGCTTGGCGCCGAGCCCTGCGCGCGCGCCTGCAGGGCGGACTTAGACGAGCACGAGTCCTACTGCACCAGCGAGTTCGGTGAGCCCCGCCCGCAGCTCCTCCCGGGCCCGGGCGGCCGAGCCCAGGCCGCGGGGCGAGCCTTTCCGAGCCGAGAGCGCCGGGCTGTGCATCGGGACCCCTAAACCAAACCCTAGAGAAATCCACCCACTCGGTCTTGCAGGCCCCAGAGCCGTGTGGACTATTTCGTGATTTGTTAGAAAAGCactgggggagagaaggaggatgtGAGAGCTTTGCATTTCTCCaaactcttttgttttttgaaagcaGCAGTCAACGGAATCGTGCATGATGTGGACGTCCTCGGCACAGGGATCCGGCTGGTGACTCTGCTGGTGGACCGGGACGGGCTGTACAAGATGAACCGCCTGTACATCACTCCGGACGGGTTTTTCTTCCGAGTCCACATATTAGCCCTAGACTCCTCTAGTTGCAATAAGCCATGCCCAGAATTTAAACCTGGTATTGAAACTGATCTAAGtgatcattttatatatgttctttatGTCACCATTGTAACTTTGACATGCCACAGCCCGGTCTCTATCGGTTTCCCCAGTacgttttttttttgggggggagggctATTCTAAAATGAATAGAATTTAGAAGACAGGTATTATTTCGGCCACTCTGTGATTTAAATTCCATCAGCGCCTCCGGTTAAAGATGGGAACTGAGCGGATTGGCAGAAAGCAAACAGTATTTGTTGACAAAGTGGAGTGAATGACGAAACAGCTTTGCCAGACGGGATGCCTAAGGGGCTTTTTAAACTGAGTTTAGAGACGTCTTTTGCTGGGCGCGTGTgtttgcgggggcggggggcgggtaaTGCCCACTCCCACGTCTTTCTAGAGATGTGCTCTGTAAAATCCTGCTGGCACTGTTGTGATTAGGACCTTTGTTTCTAGTGCTGGCTGTTTACAGGCTGAGTAATCTGATTATCTTATAAAGGTCACTAGGCTATTTCCACCTGCTGTCTGAGGTTTAAATGTCTGAGATTCAGCATGTGCAGCAAGATAAGAGATTCAAGCTTAGGCATTTCTTAAAAGCcttacattttcttattgttacGTGGTATTTGAAAGATAActatgaatttatattttggctttttttttttttttttttcttcaggcagCAGGTATATTGTGATGGGCCACATCTACCATAAGAGAAGGCAGCTACCTACAGCTCTGCTTCAGGTCCTGAGAGGGCGCCTCCGACCAGGAGATGGACTTCTCAGGAGCAGCGGCAGCTATGTGAAAAGATTTAACCGGAAAAGGGATGGGCAAGTGCAAGGGGCAATTCACACCCAGTGCATTTGAAACATACAGCCTGGCATTTCTGGATCATAAGAGACTTGGAATTCAGCAGCAAGACAGGAAAGGCCTATCATTAAGTAATCGGATTTTCCTTTAGAACAGGGCACACAGCTCCTTTAGGAACTAGTTGCAAACTGCCAACTCTCATCTTCAAGTTGTCACTTTTTTACAAAATGCTTCTTAAATGGTTATGCTTCTGAGCTCTGTGGTGAAGTTATTCAACTGGTGTGCCAGTTACTCACACAAGCTCAGATAACTGACCTGTCCAGTTAACAGATCACTGCttcatgttgtttatttttaattattttaatttaaatacattctTCAGTAGAAATAGTTCACAAAAACATTTCcttgattttaaatatacaattttgaATAGTTTATATAATGTATCAAACCAAATTTTATACTAAAaccatcatattttaaattctgtacaTAACAGTAAGTGCACTAGTCAGACGTATGAAATGTCATTTAGATCACATTTAGATCAAACACTAAAGTTAGAGCCCGAGACAAGTattaaagttttacatttagagTACTGAAGGGCTTATTCAAGCAAACAAATGTTTGTTCAAACAAGTGTTCCTGATGTACCAAAATATAAGATAGTTTACTTTCATGCCTCCCTGCTTCTAAAATCCTATGTTTTGTGCCATACTGGCAGCTATCCCAATACCAAACATATTCTGGGTGTATCTGATGTCATTTTTCTATTAAGACCAAGTATCATGTTTGTGTTTGTAAAGCAGTAAATCTTTCTGTGAAATCAGATCTTGGATGCACCTGGTTTTTTCAGCCTCACTGAGCCCCAAAAGGTTTGGGAAAAAGCATTTCTCAAACTTACTCCAAAAACCCTGGAACCAATATTTAATGACGGCTTGCAAGCACGTGAATTTTAAACGTTTTCCAGTTGGCTTGAAAAAAGATTTAATCATGAACTGAATTTATTCTTGATTTTATACCTCAGCCCACAAAgacattaacaattttttttcagaagaccAAGCTGTGCTTTAATTTGAAACACTGTGAATAGAGACACTGATAATCCATGGTTGAAGATTACTGCctaaagaaagatagaaaaaagaacTCCACTGAAGAGACAAAAACAGTCCATTTGGTCTCAGATGAGATTCACTCTGAAGCTCAGGATGTGTCATTAGTCTGTAATGGCACAGAGAATTTAAAGGCCTCGCAGAAGCACTATATACACACAGGATGTCAGGACAGCACAGAGAGACTGTAAGACATAACTGATTGTGACGGGAGATACTGTTACCTTATTTGTCCCAAACGGGGCAAAGAGGTAAAATAAAAGTTGAGAGGTTCTGACTATGCCGTGGTAAAGCATTAACTGAGGAGTATTTTAGAGAATTTGCCAAGAATGAGTTCTGCCCAAgcttattaaaaattatcttagaaTTGCTTCTTGGGAATCCACTACATTATTACACAAACCATTGGCAGTAGATTAGAGTATGCAGTGAATGAAGAGCTTCTGGGTTAGTTTTCTTTAGGATAAAAATTAACGAAGACAGAAGTAGCACCGGTCACAAAAACCAAAGCcgaatttttaaatgtcaaatggCTAAGTGGTGATCCTGAGTAACATggggaaaattacaaaatggccAAATAGATAAATTATTAGTTGGATGGTCAGATGTTAGAGCATAAAGAGAAGTGTTATAAATAGCTCTGgtttaaaagatagaaaaaaaatcactttgataTAAGCCTGAGGGTTAGGGTTTGATTAGATTGCTTTGATAATACTCCGTTTCTGAGAAGTTTTGGAATCACACAAAAAGTGCCAAAACCATGATCTGTGTGATACTTGGAGGTCACACGGTTAGTATGTACACCTTGGCAAACATAAGCAGGCCAGTTTCTTAGAAACGTTGTTAAACTTAAGGCCATCATTCAAGACCAGGTTTGCAATGAAAGATGAGCAaggctcgggacttccctggcggtccagtggttaagactccgtgcactcccactgcagggggttcgggttcaatccctggtcggggaactaagatcctgcatgccaagaGGCACTGCCGagggggggaaagaaaaagaaagtgattgaGGCTCAAATGAGGTAGAACAGTGgtgcatatggggatatatgcacaGGAGGCGGTGCACAGACTGGGAATTCCAGGTTAGGCAAAAAAGTTTAAGGAAAATCTTCTCAATATTCAATCAGTACCTTCGGtacaatcttttaattttatggaaaattttaattcccCAATTCACTGTAGTTCCGAATCCTTTTCTCCTGTTGATAGATGTTCCTTAGCACATGGTTTGTGCTCCAAAGACTAAAGGATCACGGGCACGATAAAATACCCTGTTGCCCTCAAGAGGAGCTCAACACATCCCTCCTTCCATTAAGCTGTTGGAACCCAAGCggaaaaaagtgtttttcttttggtaGGGAAAGGTCTAtaaaacttgcattttttttttttgtactagcTTTTAACTGTCTTTGAAACGTATCACTTAGCactgtttatatttctcttaaaatcatttttaagattGATCAAACACAGGTATATGCAAACACCTAAAAACTGACCCACTACCTACAATGAGTAACTTCAATTTCGGGTACAGgactttatcatttaaaaaatatagtactTATTTCTATAGTTGAATTTGGTCCAAATTGGATCAAGCGGGGTGTGATCTCCTAGAAAATGTCTTTTTCGGTATCTTGTTCCAAGTATCCAGAAGTACTTCAGaatatttcaatttattaaaaatcctTCCCCCAAGTACTTATAAGACATTACTTTGCTCATGAGAGATCACCATTCTCATTTTAAGGACAAGAAATCTGACACTTATGGGTAATGGCCTCAGTCATGAGGATAAGTGTGTAGATTTAAAAGGTCACCACACTGGCTCTTTAGTATCAGAAACACGCAAAGATGCAGGGAGTTTGCCtaacaaatgaacagaaatagGGAAAGAACTTTTATTTGCAGATTCCAGGAAGGTAGATTACAAACAGCAGCAAATCTCAGAGTCTCTTAATAACACTCCAGGCCACTTGAAATATAAAAAGGTAAttgttttactttagaaaatatctctgaaagttcacaattttttaaaactactgcaGGACATTAACTAAAGTGCAAATCCTGCAGAATTTGGGTAGGAGAAAAAAGCCTTAccaatattatgaaaatactttttatgAAATGGTTTCAAGGATTGTGAACCTGGCAGATGAAATATAACAAGCATTGAAAATACGTTTAGCAAAGGAAATCTGTTGATGcaaattaaacatatatacaaGCCCAAAGACTGTATAGAAAAATCCTAACAGTATAACAAATGTGCATTCTACTACTTGGATTATTGAAAGCAAAATAGctgtaatatgtatattttattgagTAGCAGAAGCTTGTCAAATACGCGTAGAAAAGCAGCTTTTGAAACTCAGTATGTTATAAGAATGCATGTTTTTCCAAAAATTACTTTTGAAACACTAAAGCTCTGTAgttgataaaactataaaatgtctaTGTATTTATATGGTGATAGAAACTGCAAAAGGCTTTATACTATGAAATACATACATGAAATTAACATATTCCTGGCCTGAGGATTCCcacaaaatttaccttttttgtaCAATTTGGCAATGCCAACATCTACAGAAAATATGTTAACCAACCAACCACTGTTTCATTAGACACCGCACCAAATCCAATGTCAAAAacattactttatttttctaggaTGAAATGTCCTATTACGTACAAAAAGAACTGCTGTTTAAATTTGCCACAATCTCTTAAAAACATAGCAATCTATTGCCTACAGGTAGGAAAGTTCTTTCTGCAACAAGTTTTCAATGATTAAGcccatctatatctatatatatatgaataaatagtACAGAAATACTGTGACATGATGAGATgcagaataattttataattcattaaaatGTAGGATTTCTTGCATCGGCACAGTGCATAcaatatgtaacattttttaaaagtaaaaggacaaaATAACCTATATTTGACTACTTCCATGTTAGTATTTTAAGCAAAAACTGTTTCCATGTTTTCAATATTGAGCAATTAGTCTCTTTAGTTTGTAAGCATAAGTTTAAGTGATATTTTTATGTACAAAAAGGAATGGGCTTCATTAGATAAAATTAACCCAGAATAACTTGTACACCTGAGCCTGTAAGAAGAAAGAACTGGGAACTGTAGCAACGTCTTTCTTTTAAGAAACTAAGGTCCGGGAAAGGTTTTGCATAGCAGGGTGATattaaacagaaagaaacttttaaaaaacaataattggATAAATTCCAGAACTTGGTAGGACAAAGCTAATACGAATTAGTGCAAAATCTAGTAAAATTTTTTCAAAGCTGCATAAACCAACTATGGCAGATCTCACAGAAGCTATTATTACAATGAAGAAATACAACATGTAAGATTAgaacactgaaaggaaaaacatgcaaaatacgccttcctctgctgcttccattttttccccctactgCTTACACTACTTCTTcttatgtgggaaaaaaaaaccccaaaaaactcaACCAACAAACAAATACGAAAAGGatgaagtcattttaaaaaatgcccttCATAAAATATAAGTAGTGGTCTGTAACTGATAATTTGCCTGGTATCATATAACGTACAGATGAAGGCAATGTGTATTTTGTCACATTACCTTTTTTATTAGTCTGATCAATTGATGCAACAGGATTAGCACCCCTGAATATTTTTCTTCGATGTGATGACAGTGGGCTGGGAATTATAAAATGAAGGACCACTACTACCCTGGAGAAATCCAGGTACAATCAGatctttctgccttttatttatttaccttgcagccctccctttcccctcaaTGGCTTACAGAGAATCATTAGCGCACATTCAAAGACACCGTCTGTGGGAGAAaaattatctccatttattttgtttcatatacATCCATAGttgaattttaatacaaaaagaaaaaaattagaatctgACAAATGTTTACAAACAAGATACCTTCAAATAGATTTTACTCATTTAACCTGGTGCAGAGTAAATGACAAATTGTACTGTTATATTCAAGGCAACAGAGTCTGTAGTCCAGGACCACTTAGCCCAATCTTTATGCAAGCTTAATTTTTATCTACTATGAACAATAAACTCATTGTTGATtcccagttgtgtgtgtgtgtgtgtgcacatgtgtacatAGCAGCTCCTTTCATAGAAAGAAAAGACATCTAGAGGTCGTCTTGTACTTTTACCTACAGGAATCATGATAAGATACAGAATGGATTACATGTAACTGGGGCtggattttataagaaaaaataattagctGACAAATGAGGGCAGCAATAAAAAAGCGTCTTTTttgcaacaataaataaatacagtcgAAAGTTTTCTGTGAGACTCTAAACCAGCTTCTTCACTGAAGAGCAGACGTGGCATTTCCATGGAGTTACACTTGACCccatattatctttttttctttctttctttcttttttttttttcttcaataaacaAAGTTTTCCCGCTTCTGCCACAATAGTAAAACCATTTGATCTTGACAAGATAATGGTGTCGTTgactttgcttttcccttgtcCGTTGGACAAAATTGGCCAAGAATATAATTGGACTGTTATGACCAATAAAAACGAAGTTTAGGTCAAGTCTTGTCAGGATAACCTGACTAAAAACATCTGGCTCCTTAATTTAAAACAGTTCAACCAgattcttgctgtgttttatgttaGGTTAACACGCTGAACTTTAAGAAGCTGTAGACTGCAGTTTGTTGTTATGAGACctacagaatacagaaaaaagggAACAATTAAGCacccttcatttttgaaaacagtGATGCTTTATGTGGATGCCAGGGTCAGTCTGTCTGGGGAAAGCAGCCATGTTCTTTCATTCACCCGTGGCAAGCAAATATATGAGAACAAGTAGGAAATTTTTAccctataaaattaaaaattttcattgtacACTAAACATGATAATTCACTGGAAAaagccaatattaaaaaaaaagaaatataaatatatatacatatatgtatgtccAATACAACATTTTTAGCCAAAGGAACAAATAGAGACATTTACAGAAGCATTACCATTGTGgtaaaaggggtgtgtgtgtgtgtgtgtgtgtgtgtgtgtgtgtgtgtgtgtgtgtgtacgagCGCATTTATTTACATTGAGTTGgagaatatgaaggaaaaaatatattagaaggagagaaataacagtattaaaatcacatttttctattaaatttcaGAAAGTGTCCTTTCTAGTTTCACAGTTTTATTAACAACTTTTGTTAGTAAACCAAGTTACTGTACAGTTATCAAGTATGTTCTATTGCAATAGTGTATATAAATACAGTCTTCTCGGAGTTTACAATTCTTAAATACATTGTTCAACATGGCTGCTAGAATAAATTGCTTACTActatacatctttttttaaacattaaaaaattatattaactcATCTGAATTCTGGGGGGCAATTTTGAATTAGGTAATCAAGTGGTACAATAAAAGAGTGACCCCAACATCCAGTTCTGATTCCAGTTAAAAATTCAGACTAAAGATATCACAAtctgtaagaaaagaaagaacatggaTGATATAAATGATGAATTATAACAAAGAACAGTTATGAAAATAATGCTGGAGATCACAAATTAAaaatggggagggcttccctggtggtgcagtggttgagagtccgcctgccgatgcaggggacacgggttcgtgccccggtccgggaggatcccgcatgccgcggagcggctgggcccg
This region of Physeter macrocephalus isolate SW-GA chromosome 14, ASM283717v5, whole genome shotgun sequence genomic DNA includes:
- the C14H17orf58 gene encoding UPF0450 protein C17orf58 homolog, which encodes MTARAFWLLCLIVGSSPEAPVAERKDCVCLGSLYRNEASCSATEMISSEPGRLEKLCMLSSCSITEEGKCQKGSWRAFREPCGPGSRDAAGGGRPEERGVRPAPGSPSRRRSEELAPAGPAHPNRPRAAAPPPGPAPAPPPPRLSPQRREDAELGAEPCARACRADLDEHESYCTSEFAVNGIVHDVDVLGTGIRLVTLLVDRDGLYKMNRLYITPDGFFFRVHILALDSSSCNKPCPEFKPGSRYIVMGHIYHKRRQLPTALLQVLRGRLRPGDGLLRSSGSYVKRFNRKRDGQVQGAIHTQCI